A stretch of the Nematostella vectensis chromosome 1, jaNemVect1.1, whole genome shotgun sequence genome encodes the following:
- the LOC116608307 gene encoding uncharacterized protein LOC116608307, which yields MLLRLLTADENFVLGGQGVDCQFCCFCTAIRACKDHMAGDFQEVCLSCLASKANIGKWTGIRDDLEFLIDEELTSICLCALHCEMRNTEQLLRSLGLYAYKCGTLEHCNEALADFGPENTRKYDRLKVKLNKGQTTAVTKNNITVMSFSGSTEKAILNNITDIVSRSLPIDTLVKYHLQITSVSQDVVLNQVAYLQDVKEYLESILHSGKFQRDHGTHQDEIQLLDHPVLRTFLEEEHATWTLMLQDVEEKYLKAEQSNLPSLSSKKRLKTQPPSPNTAMAELAADIQLGNFHSVCALITAGKSMSFSQALRFFLKVFVLINSAVMREQTFDEDEDDNIDVYDVKCKLWGLHLRHLFRGGLGTGDYGHLTVEHSAMLFRQHRSFAKYSNQGFEASHKIHRALYSRASSHDQAGVNQSIEQIMTHWLSEMMLFLRYEFVKASECISQDVRGQKPESNGDQMSEAKSPRATEINNEVAVQLILRLKGKKAFHFRGCGWKKKDANWSAEDKSWILAMTKLLNNIYGDDYLTYSYTQKGTIIDFEYDPRQKFAYDHGIWEQEFPAHVPHSNVQCTRKCLYKQSTSHAPTVSHAPTASHVPTASHAPTASHAPTASHAPTASHAPTHPLYEGFQDTLLGPHLQFTVCAGEFVQILYTEQGAVCPNSDNCHGERQFVDSGKAMCNGKNVENQSYSNSY from the exons ATGTTGCTGAGGCTGTTAACAGCGGATGAGAACTTTGTGCTTGGGGGCCAAGGGGTAGATTGTCAGTTCTGCTGCTTCTGCACTGCAATCAGG GCTTGCAAAGATCACATGGCTGGAGATTTTCAGGAAGTGTGCCTGAGCTGTCTTGCATCCAAAGCAAACATTGGAAA gTGGACTGGTATCCGTGATGACCTTGAATTCCTAATTGATGAGGAACTCACAAGCATATGCCTTTGTGCCCTCCACTGTGAGATGCGAAATACAGAGCAACTCCTTAGATCCCTTGGGCTCTATGCCTACAAGTGTGGAACCCTGGAGCACTGTAATGAGGCATTGGCTGACTTTGGCCCTGAAAATACCAGGAAGTATGACAGGCTCAAAGTCAAGCTTAACAAGGGCCAGACGACTGCTGTCACCAAGAACAACATCACAGTAATGTCATTCTCAG gcaGCACTGAAAAGGCCATCTTAAACAATATCACAGATATTGTTTCCAGGTCACTGCCAATAGACACTCTTGTGAAGTATCACCTTCAGATAACAAGTGTGAGTCAAGATGTTGTCCTCAATCAAGTAGCCTATCTACAAGATGTGAAAGAG taccTTGAGAGTATTTTACACAGTGGTAAATTCCAGAGAGATCATGGCACACACCAAGACGAAATCCAGTTATTGGATCATCCTG TTTTGAGAACATTTCTAGAAGAAGAGCATGCTACCTGGACACTCATGCTACAGGATGTTGAGGAGAAATACCTGAAGGCAGAACAGTCCAACCTCCCTTCTCTATCATCCAAGAAACGTTTGAAAACACAACCACCAAGCCCTAACACAGCCATGGCTGAGCTTGCTGCTGATATTCAGTTGGGAAATTTTCACTCGGTGTGTGCACTTATCACTGCTGGAAAATCAATGTCATTTTCACAGgccttaagattttttttaaaagtttttgtGTTAATCAATTCAGCTGTCATGAGGGAGCAGACGTTCGATGAAGACGAAGATGATAACATTGATGTGTATGATGTTAAG tgCAAGCTGTGGGGACTGCATTTACGTCACCTTTTCCGAGGAGGTCTAGGAACTGGTGACTATGGCCATTTGACAGTGGAACATAGTGCTATGTTGTTCCGACAGCACCGGTCTTTCGCCAAATATTCGAACCAGGGATTCGAGGCTTCCCACAAGATCCACAGGGCCTTGTACTCAAGAGCCTCCAGCCATGACCAGGCTGGTGTTAATCAGTCAA tTGAACAAATAATGACCCACTGGTTGTCAGAAATGATGCTGTTCTTGCGATATGAGTTTGTTAAAGCCAGCGAGTGCATCTCCCAAG ATGTCCGAGGCCAAAAGCCCGAGAGCAACGGAGATCAA ATGTCCGAGGCCAAAAGCCCGAGAGCAACGGAGATCAATAATGAGGTAGCGGTGCAATTAATCCTGCGTTTAAAAG gTAAGAAGGCATTCCACTTCCGTGGATGCGGGTGGAAAAAGAAGGACGCCAACTGGTCAGCAGAAGACAAGTCCTGGATCCTGGCTATGACAAAGCTACTGAACAATATCTATGGAGATGACTACCTAACGTACTCGTACACGCAGAAAGGAACAATAATTGATTTTGAGTATGACCCAAGACAGAAGTTCGCCTATGACCATGGTATTTGGGAGCAAGAGTTCCCAGCTCATGTTCCGCACAGCAATGTGCAATGTACTAGGAAATGTCTGTATAAACAAAGTACCAGCCATGCGCCAactgtcagccatgcgcccactgccagccatgtgcccactgccagccatgcgcccactgccagccatgcgcccactgccagccatgcgcccactgccagccatgcgcccact CATCCTTTGTACGAGGGTTTTCAAGACACATTGCTTGGACCCCATTTGCAGTTCACTGTATGTGCCGGGGAGTTTGTGCAGATACTTTACACAG AGCAGGGAGCTGTATGCCCCAACTCCGATAATTGCCACGGGGAGCGACAGTTCGTCGACAGTGGGAAAGCGATGTGCAATGGAAAGAATGTCGAGAACCAGTCGTACAGCAACTCGTATTGA